The following DNA comes from Tunturibacter psychrotolerans.
TCGCGCTGATGCCCACCATTGCGAACGGAATCGATCTGGACTGGGCTCTCCGTCGGGCCAGCGGGCAGAACTGGGAGTTCGAACTCCGCAAACCCCTGCTGGGCAGTCTGCTACCACCCGAACGCAAAGGCACCATCCGTGTCCTGAGCTATGTGAACCACGCCCACATGGGCTTATATCGCGACGCCAATGAGGCTTTTCTCGCCGGCGAGGGCACGCGGCCAGTCATCCAGAACGTCGAGAAGTTCAGCGCGGTGAAGTACGGCTTCGCCTTGAACTTCGAACAGGAGATAACCGAGGACATACGGATGTTTGGCCGTTTCGGATGGAACGAAGGCCAGCATGAGTCTTTTGCCTACACGGAAGTCGATCAGACTGTGGAGTTTGGGGGCGATTACTCCGGCCGCAGATGGTCGAGGCCTAACGACAAGGTCGGCTTGGCGTTCGTCTCGAATGCCATTAAAAAAGATCACCAGGAGTATCTGAAGCTCGGCGGTCTTGGTTTTCTCCTCGGCGACGGCAACCTGAACTATGCCCGCGAGGACATTCTCGAGAGCTACTACAACATGCACACGTGGCGCGGACTCTATTACGCACTCGACCTACAGTTTGTCGATCACCCCGGCTACAACAAAGATCGCGGTCCTGTGCTGGTCGAATCCGTCCGCATGCACGTCGATTTCTAGAACCCCCGTATACTTTTCAGGTGACTCCGTTCTATCTCTTTGGGGCCGTTGGCTTCATCCTTGGCTTACTCTTCGGCAGCTTTCTCAACGTTTGCATCTCACGCCTTCCCAGACGCGAGTCTGTGGTGCACCCCCGTTCGCATTGTCCGAACTGTGGCGGCGGAATCCGTTGGTACGACAACATCCCACTCGTCAGCTGGGCCTTGTTGCATGGCCGTTGCCGCAATTGCAAAGAACCCATCTCGTGGCACTATCCGGTGGTTGAACTTGCCACGGGGATGTGGTTCGCAATCATCATCTCCCAGGTTTTGGCCCCTTCGTTTTTCGGCACGGGCTTACAGCTCTCGACGGAGTGGTGGGCGGTTCACATCCTGACTGGTCTGGGACTCGCGATTCTGGGTTTTCTCCTCATCGGCCTGATGGTGATGGACTGGCAGACCATGATCCTGCCCGACTCCTTCACGCTAAGTGGTATCGCTATTGCCCTCTTCCTCGTCTGCGCGCAGGCACTCTTTCTTGGCCCGAACGAGGACCAGATCGTCCTCAGCAATCACCACATCCAGCTCACCAGTCCCGGCGGAGTAACCGACCACGGCAACCTTTTCTTTACCGGCCCGGAGAACCTGATCTTCGGCCGCATCGCCGCGGTCTGCGGAGGCGCGTTCCTGCTTCTGCTCATCCGCTGGGTCTACAGAGCCGTCCGTCACCGAGACGGAATGGGACTCGGCGATGTGAAACTGCTCGCCATGATCGCGGCCTTTCTGGGCTTCTGGCCGGCGATTCTTTCCCTCTTCCTCGGAACCCTCGCCGCAGCGGTCTATGGAGCAGTACTTCTGGCGCGCGGCAGGGCAGACGCAGCTTCGAAGCTCGCCTTTGGAAGTTTTCTTTGTCTGGGCGGACTAGTCAGTGCGCTCTTCGGTAATAGCCTGATCGATATGTACATAGCATTACTTCGATAGCCGCACACAACCCTGACAATCGCTTGACACTTGCCAGCCGCAATCTTAGAGTCGAAGATGGCCATGTACAGTTACCCCTACATTTGGAACTACCTTCCACTCGTGCTTCAGGTCCTGGTCGCTCTCGGACTCGCTGTAGGCATGGTGGGCGCCTCTTTTGTCATCGGAAAACACAAAAATTCACGCACCAAGGCTGGAGCCTATGAGTGCGGCATGGATCCGGTGGGCGACGCTCGCGGCCGCTTCACGGTGCGCTTCTACATGGTCGCGATGCTGTTCATCCTCTTCGACGTCGAGGCTGTCTTCATGCTTCCCTGGGCGGTGATCTTCCGCCGGTTGCCCGCTATCACCGGCTCACGCATGTTCGGCTTCTACGAGATGCTTGTTTACCTCGGTTTCGTTGCTGTCGGTCTGTTCTACGTCTGGAAAAAAGGCATCCTGGACTGGGCGAACGATAAAGGGGACCTCTAATGTACGATCCCGCTTCAGCCATTAAAGGCAAACAGGCCGTCTTCGATGCGCATCCCGACAACGCCGCGGTTAAAGCTCTCGCCAATCTCGCAACCGATGCCAAGTTCGATCGAGCCGAACTCACCATCACAGTAGCTGGCGAGAATATCATCGCTGCCGCTAAAGCGGTTCAGCAAGCTGGTTACAACTTCTTTGAGGATGTCACCGCCGTCGATTGGTATCCCTCCGATCCGCGCTTTCAGATCTCTTACAGCATTCTGTCGCATAAGTTGAAGCAGCGCGTTCGCCTCGTCGTTCGACTTGACGGAGACGCCCCCTCGCTCGACAGTATTACTTCAGTATGGCCCTCCGCTAACTTCTACGAGCGCGAAGTCTTCGACCTCTTCGGAGTTCACTTCAGTGGCCATCCCAACCTTCGTCGAATCATGATGCCGGAAGACTGGAAAGGGCATCCCTTACGTAAGGACTACCCCGTGGAGGGCTACCGCTAATGACTCCCCCTGTTGAAGAACTCACCGGAGTGACGCCAGTTGATTCTGTTAATCCGGGCATTGACGAGTTAATCGCCAACTCCGCGCGGAATCGCCAGAACCCTCCTCCCAGCGACCAGACCATGATCATCAACATGGGTCCGCAACATCCTTCGACCCATGG
Coding sequences within:
- a CDS encoding prepilin peptidase; translation: MTPFYLFGAVGFILGLLFGSFLNVCISRLPRRESVVHPRSHCPNCGGGIRWYDNIPLVSWALLHGRCRNCKEPISWHYPVVELATGMWFAIIISQVLAPSFFGTGLQLSTEWWAVHILTGLGLAILGFLLIGLMVMDWQTMILPDSFTLSGIAIALFLVCAQALFLGPNEDQIVLSNHHIQLTSPGGVTDHGNLFFTGPENLIFGRIAAVCGGAFLLLLIRWVYRAVRHRDGMGLGDVKLLAMIAAFLGFWPAILSLFLGTLAAAVYGAVLLARGRADAASKLAFGSFLCLGGLVSALFGNSLIDMYIALLR
- a CDS encoding NADH-quinone oxidoreductase subunit A, with product MYSYPYIWNYLPLVLQVLVALGLAVGMVGASFVIGKHKNSRTKAGAYECGMDPVGDARGRFTVRFYMVAMLFILFDVEAVFMLPWAVIFRRLPAITGSRMFGFYEMLVYLGFVAVGLFYVWKKGILDWANDKGDL
- a CDS encoding NADH-quinone oxidoreductase subunit C, translating into MYDPASAIKGKQAVFDAHPDNAAVKALANLATDAKFDRAELTITVAGENIIAAAKAVQQAGYNFFEDVTAVDWYPSDPRFQISYSILSHKLKQRVRLVVRLDGDAPSLDSITSVWPSANFYEREVFDLFGVHFSGHPNLRRIMMPEDWKGHPLRKDYPVEGYR